Proteins encoded by one window of Cervus canadensis isolate Bull #8, Minnesota chromosome 18, ASM1932006v1, whole genome shotgun sequence:
- the RPS16 gene encoding 40S ribosomal protein S16: MPSKGPLQSVQVFGRKKTATAVAHCKRGNGLIKVNGRPLEMIEPRTLQYKLLEPVLLLGKERFAGVDIRVRVKGGGHVAQIYAIRQSISKALVAYYQKYVDEASKKEIKDILIQYDRTLLVADPRRCESKKFGGPGARARYQKSYR; this comes from the exons ATGCCGTCCAAGGGCCCTCTGCAGTCAGTGCAAGTCTTCGGACGCAAG AAGACGGCCACCGCCGTGGCGCACTGCAAACGAGGTAACGGCCTCATCAAGGTGAACGGACGACCCCTGGAGATGATCGAACCGCGCACGCTGCAGTACAAG TTACTGGAACCTGTTCTGCTCCTGGGCAAGGAGCGATTTGCTGGTGTGGACATCCGCGTCCGAGTGAAGGGTGGTGGTCACGTAGCCCAGATTTACG CCATCCGCCAGTCCATCTCCAAAGCCTTGGTGGCCTATTACCAGAAAT ATGTGGATGAGGCTTCCAAGAAGGAGATCAAAGACATCCTCATCCAGTACGACCGGACTCTGCTGGTAGCCGATCCCCGTCGCTGCGAATCCAAAAAGTTTGGAGGTCCTGGTGCCCGTGCCCGCTACCAGAAATCCTACCGATAA